One stretch of Asterias rubens chromosome 8 unlocalized genomic scaffold, eAstRub1.3 super_scaffold_89, whole genome shotgun sequence DNA includes these proteins:
- the LOC117305517 gene encoding gem-associated protein 8-like, with product MIMDAGLITDEDGFGKEENTNPMHLNHPWYYQPQYDRYWQHYSAMQSWMRSYLVMLRNRHPAFNYPSMTNQCYSYPSYSTSYPVMGGPLPSWNTGNQHRDQSPYYHHTFSHARGHHYNESEFNNPDEYPAEGRSSDDESMEIEMSQEMIDFFKTSQKFREERDKAKAQAANTERKGNERKKKKNHRMESSDYRAPVERPDEGRRKEMKVLYGKDCARIHGMETAMQMQFDRNCDRFTPAFWPIVAIKM from the exons ATGATTATGGATGCTGGACTAATTACAGACGAGGATGGATttggaaaagaagaaaacaccaacCCAATGCATCTGAATCACCCATGGTATTATCAGCCACAATATGATAG GTATTGGCAACATTACTCGGCGATGCAATCATGGATGCGGTCGTACCTTGTGATGCTTAGAAATAGGCATCCAGCTTTCAATTACCCATCTATGACAAATCAATGTTATAGTTACCCCAGTTACTCAACAAGTTATCCAGTTATGGGTGGACCCTTACCGTCCTGGAATACTGGTAATCAGCACAGAGACCAGTCGCCTTATTACCATCACACTTTTTCACATGCAAGAGGTCATCATTACAATGAGAGTGAATTCAATAACCCTGATGAATATCCCGCTGAGGGAAGAAGTAGTGATgatgagagtatggaaattgAGATGAGCCAAGAAATGATAGACTTTTTTAAGACATCACAAAAATTTAGAGAGGAAAGGGATAAAGCGAAAGCTCAAGCAGCAAATACAGAGAGGAAAGGaaatgagagaaaaaagaagaaaaatcacaGAATGGAAAGCAGTGACTACAGGGCACCAGTGGAAAGACCAGATGAAGGGAGACGAAAAGAAATGAAG gTTCTATATGGAAAAGACTGTGCAAGAATTCATGGTATGGAGACAGCAATGCAGATGCAGTTTGATCGAAATTGTGATCGTTTTACACCTGCCTTCTGGCCAATTGTTGCTATCAAAATGTAA
- the LOC117305575 gene encoding probable protein phosphatase 2C T23F11.1 has translation MGQTLSEPVTAKETSACENHMFKVGSSCMQGWRINMEDAHTTKLTVDEDRDAAFFAVYDGHGGAKVAQYAGQHLHTKMTNQMSYKKGDIIDGIKKSFLLLDEDMLSDESMKDELAGTTALIVVIKDNKMYCGNVGDSRAVSSVSGHAQPLSYDHKPGNEEETKRIIAAGGWVEFNRVNGNLALSRALGDFVFKRNESKPAEEQIVIALPDVTVNNILSEHEFLVLACDGIWDVLTNQEVVDFIRTRVASKMDPEKICEDLMTRCLAPDCQMGGLGCDNMTVVLVCLLQGGTYADLAARCAQPKPDKPPWEGEEATV, from the exons ATGGGGCAGACATTATCGGAGCCCGTAACAGCCAAGGAGACATCAGCATGTGAGAACCACATGTTCAAGGTTGGGTCATCTTGTATGCAAGGATGGAGAATCA ATATGGAAGATGCCCATACCACCAAGCTGACTGTAGATGAAGACAGAGATGCAGCTTTCTTTGCTGTCTATGATGGACATGGTG GGGCTAAAGTGGCTCAGTATGCTGGGCAGCATCTCCATACAAAGATGACCAATCAGATGTCTTACAAGAAAGGAGATATAATTGACGGTATCAAGAAATCCTTCCTCTTATTGGATGAAGATATGCTGAGTG ATGAGTCAATGAAAGATGAACTAGCAGGTACTACTGCACTGATCGTAGTCATTAAAGACAACAAGATGTACTGC GGTAATGTTGGAGACTCAAGAGCAGTTTCCAGTGTGAGTGGTCATGCACAACCTCTCTCTTATGATCACAAACCAGGCAATGAAGAGGAGACCAAGAGAATCATAGCAGCTGGAGGCTGGGTAGAATTTAACAGAGTCAATG GCAATCTGGCACTTTCCAGAGCATTGGGAGATTTTGTCTTCAAGAGGAATGAAAGTAAACCAGCTGAGGAACAGATTGTAATAG CACTACCAGATGTGACAGTCAATAACATTTTGTCTGAGCATGAGTTTCTGGTTCTGGCATGCGATGGGATCTGGGATGTACTGACCAATCAGGAAGTAGTAGATTTCATCAGGACAAGAGTAGCAAGCAAGATGGACCCAGAGAAG ATTTGTGAGGATCTGATGACAAGGTGTCTGGCACCAGATTGTCAGATGGGCGGTCTTGGATGTGACAATATGACAGTAGTCCTGGTATGTCTCCTTCAAGGAGGGACGTATGCTGATCTTGCTGCAAGGTGTGCGCAACCTAAGCCAGATAAGCCTCCTTGGGAAGGGGAGGAGGCTACTGTATGA
- the LOC117305516 gene encoding telomeric repeat-binding factor 2-like isoform X2 gives MMPRENSFKAVIVCCRSKDFDKAHLVFLNLFGETVQEDPSKPDSRTRVKVQRQLQSFINDKKVSQRFLDLHSYENFLQEAKTFLQKIYSTFEPPMLLSAQRKADQQKPGIIDAIDDDISLSSKAGTSTRRFSQQKGLGKPPRSLLDRHHRGDDTSNENRLPTFETKDNSGTSKELRGISPRKRKCTDTNTEKGVYTLAELKAATPSLTEKDWMDIKTTSNPLQSDSKEESTPTVSTQRRGNSIQDKKYIPNRNQVLYSRSSPEKAEDTKDDLMSFGSGSDTSLHSDMTSPTRKSPKKHHSHHNHGFMQLSNKKQFWTPEECDLLKKAVAHFGPGKWSQMRMAYDFNGRTNVNLKDKWRNMLPYYTRG, from the exons ATGATGCCAAGAGAAAACTCTTTCAAg GCCGTGATTGTATGCTGTAGATCAAAAGATTTTGACAAGGCCCATCTTGTGTTCCTGAATTTATTTGGTGAAACTGTACAAGAAGACCCTTCAAAACCAGACTCAAGGACAAGG GTCAAAGTGCAGCGGCAGCTCCAGTCGTTTATCAATGACAAGAAAGTCAGTCAGCGATTCCTGGATCTCCACTCTTATGAGAACTTCCTACAAGAAGCAAAGACATTCTTGCAGAAGATTTACAGCACATTCGAACCTCCCATGTTACTCTCA gCACAAAGGAAAGCCGACCAGCAGAAACCAGGAATAATTGATGCAATTGATGATGACATTTCTTTGTCATCAAAGGCGGGCACATCTACAAGAAGATTCTCTCAGCAAAAAG gtcttGGGAAGCCACCACGTAGCCTGTTGGACAGACATCACAGAGGTGATGACACATCAAACGAGAACAGGTTGCCAACTTTCGAGACTAAAGACAACAGTGGCACCTCGAAGGAACTGAGAGGAATATCACCCCGCAAGAGAAAGTGTACTGACACCAACACCGAAAAGGG CGTGTACACCTTAGCGGAATTGAAAGCTGCTACGCCTTCACTAACAGAAAAAGACTGGATGGACATCAAAACAACATCTAATCCGTTG CAAAGTGACTCCAAAGAAGAGAGTACTCCGACAGTGTCTACTCAAAGAAG GGGAAACTCAATCCAGGACAAGAAGTACATTCCGAATAGAAACCAGGTTCTGTATAGCCGATCATCACCAGAGAAAGCAGAAGACACCAAAGATGATCTCATGTCTTTTGGGTCTGGTTCTGACACAAGTCTTCACTCCGACA tgACCTCCCCAACCCGAAAGTCGCCGAAAAAACACCATAGCCATCACAATCATGGTTTTATGCAGCTGAGTAACAAGAAGCAATTCTGGACCCCTGAGGAGTGTGACCTGTTGAAGAAAGCCGTTGCCCACTTTGGCCCTGGCAAGTGGTCTCAAATGAGAATGGCATACGATTTCAACGGGCGGACCAACGTCAATCTCAAGGATAAATGGCGTAATATG CTACCTTATTATACCCGTGGGTGA
- the LOC117305516 gene encoding telomeric repeat-binding factor 2-like isoform X1, translating to MPSQVIMGWILDYLGDVFWEEFKEQSTLDYDAKRKLFQGILCQKMKLGVDRIRLRNFLVLLVHLVDGRDVKAIHKDNQHDTPLEEALGCFELVMSDLECDCTENEVEQFRDIMKEQAVIVCCRSKDFDKAHLVFLNLFGETVQEDPSKPDSRTRVKVQRQLQSFINDKKVSQRFLDLHSYENFLQEAKTFLQKIYSTFEPPMLLSAQRKADQQKPGIIDAIDDDISLSSKAGTSTRRFSQQKGLGKPPRSLLDRHHRGDDTSNENRLPTFETKDNSGTSKELRGISPRKRKCTDTNTEKGVYTLAELKAATPSLTEKDWMDIKTTSNPLQSDSKEESTPTVSTQRRGNSIQDKKYIPNRNQVLYSRSSPEKAEDTKDDLMSFGSGSDTSLHSDMTSPTRKSPKKHHSHHNHGFMQLSNKKQFWTPEECDLLKKAVAHFGPGKWSQMRMAYDFNGRTNVNLKDKWRNMLPYYTRG from the exons ATGCCTTCACAGGTTATCATGGGTTGGATTCTGGATTATCTGGGTGATGTATTTTGGGAAGAATTCAAGGAACAAAGCACTCTTGATTATGATGCCAAGAGAAAACTCTTTCAAg GCATACTGTGTCAGAAAATGAAATTGGGAGTAGACAGAATAAGATTAAGAAACTTCTTAGTACTTTTGGTGCACCTGGTTGACGGCCGAGATGTCAAAGCCATTCATAAAGATAACCAACATGACACGCCCCTCGAAGAGGCCCTCGGGTGTTTTGAATTGGTCATGTCCGACTTGGAGTGTGATTGCACAGAGAACGAGGTTGAACAGTTTCGAGACATCATGAAGGAACAG GCCGTGATTGTATGCTGTAGATCAAAAGATTTTGACAAGGCCCATCTTGTGTTCCTGAATTTATTTGGTGAAACTGTACAAGAAGACCCTTCAAAACCAGACTCAAGGACAAGG GTCAAAGTGCAGCGGCAGCTCCAGTCGTTTATCAATGACAAGAAAGTCAGTCAGCGATTCCTGGATCTCCACTCTTATGAGAACTTCCTACAAGAAGCAAAGACATTCTTGCAGAAGATTTACAGCACATTCGAACCTCCCATGTTACTCTCA gCACAAAGGAAAGCCGACCAGCAGAAACCAGGAATAATTGATGCAATTGATGATGACATTTCTTTGTCATCAAAGGCGGGCACATCTACAAGAAGATTCTCTCAGCAAAAAG gtcttGGGAAGCCACCACGTAGCCTGTTGGACAGACATCACAGAGGTGATGACACATCAAACGAGAACAGGTTGCCAACTTTCGAGACTAAAGACAACAGTGGCACCTCGAAGGAACTGAGAGGAATATCACCCCGCAAGAGAAAGTGTACTGACACCAACACCGAAAAGGG CGTGTACACCTTAGCGGAATTGAAAGCTGCTACGCCTTCACTAACAGAAAAAGACTGGATGGACATCAAAACAACATCTAATCCGTTG CAAAGTGACTCCAAAGAAGAGAGTACTCCGACAGTGTCTACTCAAAGAAG GGGAAACTCAATCCAGGACAAGAAGTACATTCCGAATAGAAACCAGGTTCTGTATAGCCGATCATCACCAGAGAAAGCAGAAGACACCAAAGATGATCTCATGTCTTTTGGGTCTGGTTCTGACACAAGTCTTCACTCCGACA tgACCTCCCCAACCCGAAAGTCGCCGAAAAAACACCATAGCCATCACAATCATGGTTTTATGCAGCTGAGTAACAAGAAGCAATTCTGGACCCCTGAGGAGTGTGACCTGTTGAAGAAAGCCGTTGCCCACTTTGGCCCTGGCAAGTGGTCTCAAATGAGAATGGCATACGATTTCAACGGGCGGACCAACGTCAATCTCAAGGATAAATGGCGTAATATG CTACCTTATTATACCCGTGGGTGA
- the LOC117305543 gene encoding MIT domain-containing protein 1-like isoform X1 — protein sequence MAGRPQNSGFEASAITVLKRAVELDGKGRFTESLVCYQEGLNLLMEVLKVTTDDVKKQAFRTRIREYMDRAEKVKQHVEQEKEAGKYHEQIHIVADSTNNSYSRILGPFLDEFTTEVHVEDPYIRSAHQIYNFLRLCELLVGGKTKVKRISLTTGRDEQGNAQTQQGRLDELKRSLSDYGVTLDVNYSSTLHDREIRLNNGWIIKIGRGLDYFKNTGKFSIGFCDMDLRKCQETTVDIFHSKHTAQNR from the exons ATGGCTGGTAGGCCTCAGAACAGTGGATTTGAAGCCTCGGCAATAACTGTACTAAAGAGGGCGGTAGAGCTAGATGGCAAAGGTCGATTTACAGAATCACTTGTGTGTTACCAAGAGGGGCTGAATCTACTCATGGAAGTTCTGAAAg TGACCACCGATGATGTAAAGAAGCAGGCATTTCGTACACGAATCAGAGAATACATGGACAGAGCAGAGAAGGTCAAACAACATGTCGAGCAAGAAAAGGAAG cTGGGAAGTACCATGAACAGATTCACATTGTAGCTGACTCCACTAATAACAGCTACAGTAGAATCTTGGGTCCATTCTTGGATGAGTTTACAACTGAAGTTCATGTGGAGGATCCTTACATCAGGTCTGCCCATCAGATTTATAACTTTCTGAGGCTGTGTGAACTTCTTGTTGGAGGCAAGACGAAGGTCAAAAGGATCTCATTGACAACAGGCAGGGATGAG CAGGGGAATGCTCAAACTCAGCAAGGAAGACTAGATGAGCTGAAAAGAAGCCTATCTGATTATGGTGTAACGCTTGATGTCAATTACTCATCAACACTGCATGACCGAGAAATCAG ATTAAACAATGGCTGGATCATCAAGATTGGCAGAGGTCTGGACTATTTCAAGAATACTGGAAAATTCAGCATTGGTTTCTGTGACATGGACCTTCGTAAATGTCAGGAGACGACTGTAGACATTTTCCATTCCAAGCACACTGCCCAAAACAGATGA
- the LOC117305543 gene encoding MIT domain-containing protein 1-like isoform X2 produces the protein MAGRPQNSGFEASAITVLKRAVELDGKGRFTESLVCYQEGLNLLMEVLKVTTDDVKKQAFRTRIREYMDRAEKVKQHVEQEKEAGKYHEQIHIVADSTNNSYSRILGPFLDEFTTEVHVEDPYIRSAHQIYNFLRLCELLVGGKTKVKRISLTTGRDEGNAQTQQGRLDELKRSLSDYGVTLDVNYSSTLHDREIRLNNGWIIKIGRGLDYFKNTGKFSIGFCDMDLRKCQETTVDIFHSKHTAQNR, from the exons ATGGCTGGTAGGCCTCAGAACAGTGGATTTGAAGCCTCGGCAATAACTGTACTAAAGAGGGCGGTAGAGCTAGATGGCAAAGGTCGATTTACAGAATCACTTGTGTGTTACCAAGAGGGGCTGAATCTACTCATGGAAGTTCTGAAAg TGACCACCGATGATGTAAAGAAGCAGGCATTTCGTACACGAATCAGAGAATACATGGACAGAGCAGAGAAGGTCAAACAACATGTCGAGCAAGAAAAGGAAG cTGGGAAGTACCATGAACAGATTCACATTGTAGCTGACTCCACTAATAACAGCTACAGTAGAATCTTGGGTCCATTCTTGGATGAGTTTACAACTGAAGTTCATGTGGAGGATCCTTACATCAGGTCTGCCCATCAGATTTATAACTTTCTGAGGCTGTGTGAACTTCTTGTTGGAGGCAAGACGAAGGTCAAAAGGATCTCATTGACAACAGGCAGGGATGAG GGGAATGCTCAAACTCAGCAAGGAAGACTAGATGAGCTGAAAAGAAGCCTATCTGATTATGGTGTAACGCTTGATGTCAATTACTCATCAACACTGCATGACCGAGAAATCAG ATTAAACAATGGCTGGATCATCAAGATTGGCAGAGGTCTGGACTATTTCAAGAATACTGGAAAATTCAGCATTGGTTTCTGTGACATGGACCTTCGTAAATGTCAGGAGACGACTGTAGACATTTTCCATTCCAAGCACACTGCCCAAAACAGATGA